One stretch of Centroberyx gerrardi isolate f3 chromosome 13, fCenGer3.hap1.cur.20231027, whole genome shotgun sequence DNA includes these proteins:
- the LOC139929267 gene encoding eotaxin-like — protein sequence MRLSLVLSTLLCLTTWMSSVHTTNGPVSSCCLQWSNTKVRVHRILDYAIQSEGVCPITAVVFYTKSGKRICSDPSGNWTIKAMTKVDEERGAMLKEGQDEEGESSSDNKGPTDSTGPKKERPQKRGRNGRKRQGRRKNRRGRKGQRKNV from the exons ATGAGGCTCAGCCTGGTCTTATCCACTCTCCTCTGCCTCACCACGTGGATGAGCTCTGTCCATACAA CCAATGGACCGGTGTCCAGCTGCTGCCTCCAGTGGTCCAACACCAAAGTCCGTGTGCACAGAATACTGGACTACGCCATTCAGTCTGAAGGAGTCTGTCCCATCACAGCTGTTGT GTTTTATACAAAGTCTGGAAAGAGGATCTGCTCCGACCCTAGCGGTAACTGGACCATAAAAGCCATGACAAAGGtggatgaggagaggggagcCATGCTGAAGGAGGGGCAGGACGAAGAGGGAGAGTCAAGCAGTGACAACAAGGGACCAACAGATAGCACCGGAccaaagaaagagagaccaCAGAAGAGAGGCCGAAATGGAAGGAAGAGgcaggggaggagaaagaataggagagggaggaaggggcaGAGGAAAAATGTCTGA
- the LOC139929278 gene encoding eotaxin-like has translation MTSLAFLPLLLTAIMVSTTAAQGGLPDCCRRITSTRVQRDMLKNYHEQKPPACPIHAVVFTTEKDKRICSDPLKLWTKTTMAYLDGKNWHRHHTKPYTTTTRTISASSQEHSAHKST, from the exons ATGACAAGCCTCGCCTTCCTGCCACTTCTCCTCACAGCTATCATGGTGTCCACCACCGCAGCTCAAG GTGGATTGCCAGATTGCTGTCGCAGAATCACAAGCACTCGAGTCCAGCGAGACATGCTCAAGAACTACCATGAACAAAAACCACCGGCATGCCCTATACATGCAGTGGT GTTcaccacagagaaagacaagcGAATCTGCTCTGACCCCCTCAAGCTGTGGACAAAGACCACTATGGCCTACCTGGATGGGAAGAACTGGCATCGCCACCATACCAAACCTTACACCACCACCACAAGGACAATATCAGCCTCCTCACAGGAACACAGCGCTCACAAATCCACTTAA